A window of Hevea brasiliensis isolate MT/VB/25A 57/8 chromosome 14, ASM3005281v1, whole genome shotgun sequence contains these coding sequences:
- the LOC131173284 gene encoding S-adenosyl-L-methionine-dependent uroporphyrinogen III methyltransferase, chloroplastic-like isoform X1, with protein sequence MALVYKLPSLSSSSSLSGQNFKHFFLIPKTICSLHFKSSPFTEKHSIERYQRDHWLYKDQLDLYHYQSSSSSSSCPLPSDKESIRQNDIALQLPELRKLLQVLKEKRETFGKDGEKCGPGHVYLVGTGPGDPELLTLKAVRVIQKADLLLYDRLVSNDVLDLVGPDARLLYVGKTAGYHSRTQEEIHELLLSFAEAGATVVRLKGGDPLVFGRGGEEMDFLQQQGIQVKVIPGMILYTCLSNFILKFGHLKMINI encoded by the exons ATGGCTCTTGTGTATAAGCTGCCatcgctttcttcttcttcttctttatctggacaaaatttcaagcaTTTCTTCTTAATCCCAAAAACCATATGCTCTTTACATTTCAAAAGCTCACCTTTTACTGAGAAACATTCAATTGAGAGATACCAAAGAGACCACTGGCTTTATAAGGATCAGCTAGATCTTTACCATTaccaatcttcttcttcttcttcttcatgcccTCTCCCATCTGACAAAGAGTCTATAAGGCAAAACGACATAGCTTTGCAGCTACCAGAGCTGAGGAAGCTACTTCAAGTGCTTAAAGAGAAGAGAGAGACTTTTGGTAAAGATGGAGAGAAGTGTGGGCCAGGGCATGTGTATTTGGTAGGTACAGGCCCAGGGGATCCGGAATTGTTGACATTGAAGGCAGTGAGAGTAATACAAAAAGCTGATCTTTTGTTGTATGATAGGTTGGTGTCCAATGATGTTCTGGATTTGGTTGGTCCTGATGCTAGGTTGCTTTATGTAGGCAAGACTGCTGGCTACCATAGCAGAACCCAG GAGGAGATACATGAGCTGCTTTTGAGTTTTGCTGAAGCAGGAGCTACTGTTGTGAGACTTAAAGGAGGGGATCCGCTG GTATTTGGAAGGGGTGGAGAGGAGATGGATTTTCTCCAACAGCAAGGAATTCAAGTGAAAGTTATTCCAGGTATGATTCTGTACACTTGTCTCTCAAATTTTATTCTCAAGTTTGGACATTTAAAAATGATCAACATTTAG
- the LOC131173284 gene encoding S-adenosyl-L-methionine-dependent uroporphyrinogen III methyltransferase, chloroplastic-like isoform X2 → MERSVGQGMCIWLVSNDVLDLVGPDARLLYVGKTAGYHSRTQEEIHELLLSFAEAGATVVRLKGGDPLVFGRGGEEMDFLQQQGIQVKVIPGMILYTCLSNFILKFGHLKMINI, encoded by the exons ATGGAGAGAAGTGTGGGCCAGGGCATGTGTATTTG GTTGGTGTCCAATGATGTTCTGGATTTGGTTGGTCCTGATGCTAGGTTGCTTTATGTAGGCAAGACTGCTGGCTACCATAGCAGAACCCAG GAGGAGATACATGAGCTGCTTTTGAGTTTTGCTGAAGCAGGAGCTACTGTTGTGAGACTTAAAGGAGGGGATCCGCTG GTATTTGGAAGGGGTGGAGAGGAGATGGATTTTCTCCAACAGCAAGGAATTCAAGTGAAAGTTATTCCAGGTATGATTCTGTACACTTGTCTCTCAAATTTTATTCTCAAGTTTGGACATTTAAAAATGATCAACATTTAG